The proteins below are encoded in one region of Rhinolophus sinicus isolate RSC01 linkage group LG07, ASM3656204v1, whole genome shotgun sequence:
- the TLX1 gene encoding T-cell leukemia homeobox protein 1 isoform X3 has protein sequence MEHLGPHHLHPGHAEPISFGIDQILNSPDQGGCMGPNSRLQDGEYGLGCLVGGAYAYGGGGPVAGAGAGGAGAYGAGGPSGPGGPAGGGGSACSMGPLAGSYNVNMALASGPGPAGGGGGSGGGGALSAAGVIRVPAHRPLAGAVAHPQPLATGLPTVPSVPAVPAVNNLTGLTFPWMESNRRYTKDRFTGHPYQNRTPPKKKKPRTSFTRLQICELEKRFHRQKYLASAERAALAKALKMTDAQVKTWFQNRRTKWR, from the exons ATGGAGCACCTGGGTCCGCACCATCTCCACCCGGGCCACGCGGAGCCCATCAGCTTCGGTATCGACCAGATCCTCAACAGCCCGGACCAGGGCGGCTGCATGGGGCCCAACTCACGCCTCCAGGACGGAGAATACGGCCTTGGCTGTTTGGTCGGAGGCGCCTACGCTTACGGCGGCGGGGGACCAGTGGCCGGGGCCGGGGCAGGCGGCGCGGGGGCCTACGGCGCTGGCGGCCCGAGCGGTCCTGGTGGCCCGGCGGGAGGCGGCGGTAGCGCCTGCAGTATGGGCCCGCTGGCTGGCTCCTACAACGTGAACATGGCCTTGGCGAGCGGCCCCGGTCCCGCCGGCGGCGGTGGGGGCAGCGGCGGCGGAGGGGCGCTGAGCGCTGCGGGGGTGATCCGGGTGCCCGCGCACAGGCCGCTAGCTGGAGCGGTggcccacccccagcctctggctACCGGCTTGCCCACCGTGCCCTCGGTGCCTGCTGTGCCGGCAGTCAACAACCTCACCGGCCTCACCTTCCCCTGGATGGAAAGTAACCGCAGATACACAAAGGACAGATTCACAG GTCACCCCTATCAGAACCGGACACCCCCCAAGAAGAAGAAGCCGCGCACGTCTTTCACACGCCTGCAGATCTGCGAGCTGGAGAAGCGCTTCCACCGCCAGAAGTACCTGGCCTCGGCCGAACGCGCCGCCCTGGCCAAGGCGCTCAAAATGACTGACGCGCAGGTCAAAACCTGGTTCCAGAACCGGCGGACGAAGTGGAGGTGA
- the TLX1 gene encoding T-cell leukemia homeobox protein 1 isoform X2 has protein sequence MEHLGPHHLHPGHAEPISFGIDQILNSPDQGGCMGPNSRLQDGEYGLGCLVGGAYAYGGGGPVAGAGAGGAGAYGAGGPSGPGGPAGGGGSACSMGPLAGSYNVNMALASGPGPAGGGGGSGGGGALSAAGVIRVPAHRPLAGAVAHPQPLATGLPTVPSVPAVPAVNNLTGLTFPWMESNRRYTKDRFTGHPYQNRTPPKKKKPRTSFTRLQICELEKRFHRQKYLASAERAALAKALKMTDAQVKTWFQNRRTKWRRQTAEEREAERQQANRILLQLQQEAFQKSLAQPLPADPLCVHNSSLFALQNLQPWSDDSTKITSVTSVASACE, from the exons ATGGAGCACCTGGGTCCGCACCATCTCCACCCGGGCCACGCGGAGCCCATCAGCTTCGGTATCGACCAGATCCTCAACAGCCCGGACCAGGGCGGCTGCATGGGGCCCAACTCACGCCTCCAGGACGGAGAATACGGCCTTGGCTGTTTGGTCGGAGGCGCCTACGCTTACGGCGGCGGGGGACCAGTGGCCGGGGCCGGGGCAGGCGGCGCGGGGGCCTACGGCGCTGGCGGCCCGAGCGGTCCTGGTGGCCCGGCGGGAGGCGGCGGTAGCGCCTGCAGTATGGGCCCGCTGGCTGGCTCCTACAACGTGAACATGGCCTTGGCGAGCGGCCCCGGTCCCGCCGGCGGCGGTGGGGGCAGCGGCGGCGGAGGGGCGCTGAGCGCTGCGGGGGTGATCCGGGTGCCCGCGCACAGGCCGCTAGCTGGAGCGGTggcccacccccagcctctggctACCGGCTTGCCCACCGTGCCCTCGGTGCCTGCTGTGCCGGCAGTCAACAACCTCACCGGCCTCACCTTCCCCTGGATGGAAAGTAACCGCAGATACACAAAGGACAGATTCACAG GTCACCCCTATCAGAACCGGACACCCCCCAAGAAGAAGAAGCCGCGCACGTCTTTCACACGCCTGCAGATCTGCGAGCTGGAGAAGCGCTTCCACCGCCAGAAGTACCTGGCCTCGGCCGAACGCGCCGCCCTGGCCAAGGCGCTCAAAATGACTGACGCGCAGGTCAAAACCTGGTTCCAGAACCGGCGGACGAAGTGGAG GCGGCAGACCGCGGAGGAGCGTGAGGCCGAGAGGCAGCAGGCAAACCGCATCCTCCTGCAGCTGCAGCAAGAGGCCTTCCAGAAGAGCCTGGCACAGCCGCTGCCCGCTGACCCACTCTGCGTGCACAATTCTTCACTCTTCGCCCTGCAGAACCTGCAGCCATGGTCTGACGACTCGACCAAGATCACCAGCGTCACGTCGGTGGCGTCGGCCTGCGAGTGA
- the TLX1 gene encoding T-cell leukemia homeobox protein 1 isoform X1: protein MEHLGPHHLHPGHAEPISFGIDQILNSPDQGGCMGPNSRLQDGEYGLGCLVGGAYAYGGGGPVAGAGAGGAGAYGAGGPSGPGGPAGGGGSACSMGPLAGSYNVNMALASGPGPAGGGGGSGGGGALSAAGVIRVPAHRPLAGAVAHPQPLATGLPTVPSVPAVPAVNNLTGLTFPWMESNRRYTKDRFTVALSPFTVTRRIGHPYQNRTPPKKKKPRTSFTRLQICELEKRFHRQKYLASAERAALAKALKMTDAQVKTWFQNRRTKWRRQTAEEREAERQQANRILLQLQQEAFQKSLAQPLPADPLCVHNSSLFALQNLQPWSDDSTKITSVTSVASACE from the exons ATGGAGCACCTGGGTCCGCACCATCTCCACCCGGGCCACGCGGAGCCCATCAGCTTCGGTATCGACCAGATCCTCAACAGCCCGGACCAGGGCGGCTGCATGGGGCCCAACTCACGCCTCCAGGACGGAGAATACGGCCTTGGCTGTTTGGTCGGAGGCGCCTACGCTTACGGCGGCGGGGGACCAGTGGCCGGGGCCGGGGCAGGCGGCGCGGGGGCCTACGGCGCTGGCGGCCCGAGCGGTCCTGGTGGCCCGGCGGGAGGCGGCGGTAGCGCCTGCAGTATGGGCCCGCTGGCTGGCTCCTACAACGTGAACATGGCCTTGGCGAGCGGCCCCGGTCCCGCCGGCGGCGGTGGGGGCAGCGGCGGCGGAGGGGCGCTGAGCGCTGCGGGGGTGATCCGGGTGCCCGCGCACAGGCCGCTAGCTGGAGCGGTggcccacccccagcctctggctACCGGCTTGCCCACCGTGCCCTCGGTGCCTGCTGTGCCGGCAGTCAACAACCTCACCGGCCTCACCTTCCCCTGGATGGAAAGTAACCGCAGATACACAAAGGACAGATTCACAG TGGCCCTCTCACCCTTCACTGTAACACGCCGTATAGGTCACCCCTATCAGAACCGGACACCCCCCAAGAAGAAGAAGCCGCGCACGTCTTTCACACGCCTGCAGATCTGCGAGCTGGAGAAGCGCTTCCACCGCCAGAAGTACCTGGCCTCGGCCGAACGCGCCGCCCTGGCCAAGGCGCTCAAAATGACTGACGCGCAGGTCAAAACCTGGTTCCAGAACCGGCGGACGAAGTGGAG GCGGCAGACCGCGGAGGAGCGTGAGGCCGAGAGGCAGCAGGCAAACCGCATCCTCCTGCAGCTGCAGCAAGAGGCCTTCCAGAAGAGCCTGGCACAGCCGCTGCCCGCTGACCCACTCTGCGTGCACAATTCTTCACTCTTCGCCCTGCAGAACCTGCAGCCATGGTCTGACGACTCGACCAAGATCACCAGCGTCACGTCGGTGGCGTCGGCCTGCGAGTGA